The following are from one region of the Endozoicomonas sp. 4G genome:
- a CDS encoding sodium:proton antiporter: MHETGLATPVLILAGLLLLATSSSILLKKLRFPYTIGLVVIGMGLGILAQYTDALEPVLKIDLSHDLIMYILLPVLIFDAAINIKPPHLFREMTSVLNLAIFGVILSMLVIGVIMNVLTPLSLAGAMLFGALISATDPVAVIALFKEVGAPARMSMLMDAESLFNDATAIVIFGIVLAVIQAGGGVGGGVLLSGVWSFIEVFFGGILVGGVMGIGMHWLLRLGRDEPFVQIAHTTILAYGSFIIADHVLGVSGVMSTIAAGIVTRSKSGAVLSEQVRSFITPYWEFMAFIANSLIFLLLGMKENLLFRNLEHLKIYYPYLLIAIAAVLIGRLVVVYLLLPISNRLPVGRPVDNKTKAIMFWGGLRGVVPVALMLSIPDSIPEKKLIIDMTLAVILFSLLVQGTTVNWLMSKLGVNQQYNIVRAAMKKLGG; encoded by the coding sequence ATGCACGAAACCGGCCTCGCTACACCGGTCCTGATACTGGCTGGTCTGCTGCTGCTGGCTACCAGCTCATCCATATTATTAAAAAAACTGCGGTTTCCTTATACCATTGGCCTGGTGGTGATCGGTATGGGGCTGGGCATTCTGGCGCAGTATACCGATGCATTAGAGCCGGTATTGAAGATCGATCTGTCCCATGACCTGATCATGTATATTCTGCTTCCGGTGCTGATATTTGATGCGGCCATCAATATAAAGCCTCCACATCTGTTTCGAGAGATGACGTCGGTGCTTAATCTGGCCATCTTTGGTGTCATTCTTTCCATGCTGGTGATTGGGGTCATTATGAATGTACTGACTCCCCTCAGTTTGGCGGGAGCCATGCTGTTTGGTGCATTGATTTCAGCAACGGACCCCGTGGCGGTTATTGCGCTGTTTAAGGAAGTGGGAGCACCGGCGCGTATGTCCATGCTGATGGATGCCGAGAGTCTGTTTAATGATGCCACCGCCATCGTTATTTTCGGGATTGTGCTTGCCGTCATTCAGGCCGGTGGCGGTGTTGGTGGTGGTGTGCTGTTGAGTGGCGTCTGGTCATTTATAGAGGTTTTCTTTGGTGGGATACTGGTCGGTGGCGTCATGGGTATCGGTATGCACTGGCTGTTGAGACTGGGCAGAGACGAGCCTTTTGTGCAGATTGCCCATACCACTATTCTGGCCTATGGCAGCTTTATTATTGCTGATCATGTGCTGGGAGTGTCCGGTGTTATGTCGACCATTGCTGCGGGCATTGTCACTCGCTCAAAGTCAGGGGCTGTGTTGTCTGAACAGGTGCGCAGTTTTATTACACCGTATTGGGAGTTTATGGCTTTTATCGCCAACAGCTTGATTTTCCTGTTGCTGGGGATGAAAGAAAACCTGCTGTTCAGAAATCTGGAGCATTTGAAGATCTACTATCCCTACCTGTTGATCGCCATTGCTGCCGTTCTGATTGGGCGTCTGGTGGTCGTCTATCTGCTCCTGCCGATCTCTAACCGCCTGCCGGTGGGTCGTCCTGTGGACAATAAAACCAAGGCTATTATGTTTTGGGGTGGCTTGAGAGGGGTTGTGCCTGTCGCACTGATGCTGTCGATTCCTGACAGTATTCCTGAGAAAAAGCTGATTATTGATATGACGCTGGCCGTCATTCTGTTCTCTCTTCTGGTTCAGGGCACCACAGTCAACTGGCTGATGAGTAAGCTGGGAGTCAATCAGCAGTACAATATTGTCAGGGCAGCCATGAAAAAGCTGGGGGGATAG
- a CDS encoding shikimate kinase has product MKTNITLIGMPGAGKSTIGIILAKDLAFGFLDTDVLIQISQQKTLQEIVNESGYMSLRDIEEAELLKVNLKRHIIATGGSAVYSETAMKHLAEESIIVFLDLDLEQIRERIHNFDTRGIARAEDQTIEDLFEERVMLYKKYADVTIDCRTLCQDSLALEIVDQVKAFLQVD; this is encoded by the coding sequence ATGAAAACTAATATCACACTGATCGGCATGCCAGGTGCGGGGAAAAGCACCATCGGCATTATTCTGGCCAAAGACCTGGCCTTTGGCTTTCTGGACACTGATGTACTGATACAGATCAGCCAACAGAAAACCCTGCAGGAAATTGTTAACGAGTCAGGTTACATGTCACTTCGAGACATTGAAGAAGCAGAGCTGCTCAAGGTTAATCTCAAACGGCATATAATTGCCACAGGGGGCTCCGCTGTCTACAGCGAAACCGCTATGAAACATCTTGCTGAAGAATCCATCATTGTTTTCCTGGATCTGGATCTTGAGCAGATTCGTGAGCGCATTCATAACTTTGATACACGAGGTATCGCTCGCGCTGAAGATCAAACCATTGAGGATCTGTTTGAAGAACGGGTGATGCTGTACAAGAAATACGCTGATGTGACCATTGATTGCCGAACCCTGTGTCAGGATTCACTGGCACTGGAAATTGTTGACCAGGTTAAAGCGTTTCTTCAAGTCGACTGA
- the rpe gene encoding ribulose-phosphate 3-epimerase — MRDFIIAPSILSANFARLGEEVDNVMAAGADWVHFDVMDNHYVPNLTIGPMVCKALRKHGVTAPIDVHLMVSPVDRIIGDFIEAGASMITFHPEASDHIDRSLQMIREGGCKAGLVLNPATSPDVIEYVIDKLDMILLMSVNPGFGGQKFIPATLRKLRHVRKMIDDSGLDIRLEVDGGVGVQNIRQIAEAGADAFVAGSAIFNADNYQAVISQMRAELAKAESL, encoded by the coding sequence ATGCGTGACTTTATTATTGCCCCCAGCATCCTGTCGGCCAACTTTGCCCGACTGGGAGAAGAGGTGGACAACGTGATGGCTGCCGGAGCTGACTGGGTCCACTTTGATGTCATGGATAACCATTACGTACCCAACCTGACCATCGGCCCGATGGTTTGCAAGGCCCTGAGAAAGCACGGTGTTACCGCGCCCATTGATGTCCACCTGATGGTCAGCCCGGTGGATCGCATCATCGGCGACTTCATTGAAGCCGGTGCCAGCATGATCACCTTCCACCCCGAAGCTTCTGATCATATTGACCGCAGCCTGCAGATGATTCGTGAAGGCGGCTGCAAAGCCGGGCTGGTATTGAACCCCGCCACCTCTCCAGATGTCATTGAATACGTGATCGACAAACTGGACATGATTCTGCTGATGTCAGTAAACCCTGGCTTTGGTGGCCAGAAATTCATTCCTGCCACTCTGCGCAAACTGCGTCATGTTCGCAAAATGATTGACGACAGTGGTCTGGATATTCGTCTGGAAGTAGACGGCGGCGTTGGTGTACAAAACATCCGCCAGATTGCCGAAGCCGGTGCCGACGCTTTTGTTGCCGGCTCAGCCATCTTTAATGCCGATAACTATCAGGCTGTTATTAGCCAAATGCGAGCAGAGCTTGCTAAAGCGGAATCCCTCTGA
- a CDS encoding LysR family transcriptional regulator has protein sequence MHITLKQLKTFRAVASLGQVRLAAQQLSLSQPATSMAIAELENQLGCQLFDRTGNKLLINHQGELLMPLASELLDRTSEIETLFRDVQNTESGHLRIGASTTIGNYLLPDILARVSADFPKISFNMDIRNTESIINRVTSFDLDIGCVEGPCQHEDIDVIPWKEDELLIICDPDHPLAKQGEASIEELNQQSWILREPGSGTRNIFDQHLGQKLTNLSIKMELNQSEAIKKLVRYGQGISCVSQLCVSHELELGELVSVKVSGITLKRGLSLLLHKKKYQSHIIQLMLKALGA, from the coding sequence ATGCACATCACTCTAAAACAGCTCAAGACCTTCCGGGCTGTCGCAAGTCTCGGACAGGTTCGCCTGGCGGCGCAACAGCTCAGCCTTTCCCAACCGGCTACCAGCATGGCCATTGCCGAGCTGGAAAACCAGCTGGGCTGCCAGCTGTTTGACCGAACCGGCAACAAACTGCTGATCAATCATCAGGGCGAGCTGCTGATGCCCCTGGCCTCTGAGTTGCTGGATCGTACCTCTGAAATAGAAACCCTGTTCAGAGATGTGCAAAACACCGAATCGGGCCACCTTCGAATCGGAGCCAGCACCACGATCGGCAACTATCTTTTACCCGATATCCTGGCCCGGGTCAGCGCTGACTTTCCCAAAATCAGCTTTAACATGGATATCCGCAATACCGAGAGCATCATCAACCGCGTCACCAGTTTTGATCTGGATATTGGCTGCGTTGAAGGCCCCTGCCAACATGAAGATATTGACGTCATTCCCTGGAAAGAAGACGAACTGCTGATCATCTGTGACCCCGATCACCCTCTGGCCAAACAGGGCGAAGCTTCGATAGAGGAACTGAATCAACAGAGCTGGATTCTCAGGGAACCCGGCTCCGGAACCCGTAATATTTTTGATCAGCATCTGGGTCAAAAGCTAACTAACCTGAGCATCAAGATGGAACTGAACCAGTCAGAAGCCATCAAAAAGCTGGTACGGTACGGCCAGGGCATTAGCTGCGTGTCCCAACTCTGCGTCAGCCATGAGCTGGAGTTGGGTGAGCTGGTTTCTGTCAAAGTATCCGGAATCACATTAAAGAGAGGACTTTCTCTACTGCTGCACAAGAAAAAGTATCAAAGCCACATCATTCAGCTGATGCTGAAAGCCCTGGGAGCCTGA
- a CDS encoding NADP(H)-dependent aldo-keto reductase encodes MEYRKLGRTDINVSALCLGTMTWGEQNTEQEAFAQLDQAVDYGVNFIDTAEMYPVPAREETYSHTESMIGNWLKQRGKHHDLVIASKVCGPGLKYVDGGRMMTPEHIHKAIDGSLKRLGVEAIDLYQLHWPDRNTNFFGKLGYAHQDGLDGTPIAETLSALDELVKAGKIRQYGLSNETPWGVMEHLRISGEKQLPRTVSIQNPYNLLNRSFEVGLAEIAHREQVGLLAYSPLGFGCLSGKYIGGARPENARLTLFPHYQRYDSPQSRKAIEAYVQLAKDSGLDPAQMALAFVTSRPFVTSNIIGATNLNQLESNLASSELQLSESLLKEIETIHALQPNPAP; translated from the coding sequence ATGGAATACAGAAAACTGGGGCGCACCGATATTAATGTCAGTGCCCTTTGTCTCGGCACCATGACCTGGGGCGAACAAAACACGGAGCAGGAAGCCTTCGCGCAACTGGACCAAGCTGTGGACTATGGTGTCAATTTCATTGATACCGCTGAAATGTACCCGGTACCGGCCAGGGAAGAAACTTACTCCCACACAGAATCCATGATCGGGAACTGGCTGAAACAGCGTGGTAAACACCATGATCTGGTCATCGCCAGCAAAGTCTGTGGCCCCGGCCTGAAGTATGTAGACGGTGGCCGGATGATGACACCGGAACATATCCACAAGGCCATCGATGGCAGCCTGAAACGACTGGGCGTTGAAGCCATTGATCTTTATCAGCTGCATTGGCCTGACCGTAACACCAACTTCTTTGGCAAGCTCGGCTACGCCCACCAGGACGGATTAGACGGAACGCCCATTGCAGAAACGCTTTCAGCCCTGGATGAACTGGTTAAGGCCGGCAAGATAAGACAGTACGGCCTTTCCAATGAAACCCCCTGGGGAGTGATGGAGCACCTCCGTATCAGCGGTGAAAAGCAGTTGCCAAGAACCGTCAGCATTCAAAATCCCTACAACCTGCTAAACCGTTCTTTTGAGGTGGGTCTTGCTGAAATAGCCCACCGGGAGCAGGTAGGTCTGCTGGCCTACTCACCGCTGGGATTTGGCTGTCTTTCAGGTAAATACATCGGCGGTGCGCGACCTGAAAACGCTCGATTGACATTATTTCCGCACTACCAGCGTTATGATTCACCTCAGTCCCGCAAGGCTATCGAAGCTTATGTTCAGCTGGCAAAGGATTCAGGCCTGGATCCTGCCCAGATGGCACTGGCATTTGTCACATCCCGCCCTTTTGTGACCAGCAACATTATTGGCGCGACTAACCTGAATCAACTGGAGAGCAATCTGGCTTCCAGTGAATTGCAGTTGTCAGAATCGCTACTGAAAGAAATTGAAACCATTCACGCCCTGCAACCCAACCCGGCCCCCTGA
- a CDS encoding RidA family protein, with translation MHKVIETPDAPPAIGPYSQGIQFGNLIFTSGQLPIDPESGEMPEDTKKQAHQCLKNLRSVLEAAGSSLSNVKKATVFVKDMNDFTDINEVYKQYFTFPFPARSLVEVARLPKDVKVEIEVIAATE, from the coding sequence ATGCATAAAGTCATCGAGACCCCGGATGCACCACCTGCCATTGGCCCGTACTCTCAGGGGATTCAATTTGGCAATCTGATTTTCACCTCCGGCCAACTCCCCATTGATCCTGAGTCTGGGGAAATGCCTGAAGATACCAAGAAACAGGCTCACCAATGCCTGAAAAACCTTAGGTCCGTTCTGGAAGCAGCAGGCAGCAGCCTAAGCAATGTCAAGAAGGCGACCGTGTTCGTAAAAGATATGAACGACTTCACTGACATTAATGAAGTGTACAAGCAGTACTTTACTTTCCCTTTCCCTGCTCGCAGCCTGGTAGAAGTGGCTCGCCTGCCTAAAGATGTGAAGGTAGAAATTGAAGTTATCGCTGCTACTGAGTGA
- the gltX gene encoding glutamate--tRNA ligase, producing the protein MTVRTRVAPSPTGDPHVGTAYIALFNMAFAKSQGGQFLLRIEDTDQARSTPESEQQILDSLRWLGLNWDEGPDVGGPHGPYRQSERREIYDEHAQTLLDKGHAFRCFCTAERLDALRAEQAETKQGSGYDGHCLHLSEEEVQSKMAAGEPHVIRMKVPSEGSSKVEDMLRGTIEIEWSQVDMQVLVKADGMPTYHLANVVDDHLMGITHVIRGEEWISSAPKHQLLYQYFEWDMPTLCHMPLLRNPDKSKLSKRKNPTSITYYRDAGYLPEALLNYLARMGWSMPDEREKFNLNEMVANFDIQRVSLGGPIFDQEKLSWLNASWIREDLSTEQFADRLHQWLLNSDYIMKFLPFAQGRVETLADFAPMASFMFSGMLELSEEDFAHKKLEPTEVKKVLQFTLWRLEQLRQWNKENIFAQVKTLAGEMGLKLGDFNPPIFIAIAGTPNSWSVMDSMAILGADMTRARLRHGVNVLGGLSKKETKRFEKEFRALGTESE; encoded by the coding sequence ATGACTGTTCGTACTCGCGTAGCTCCTTCACCGACCGGCGACCCCCATGTGGGAACGGCCTATATTGCCCTGTTTAATATGGCGTTTGCCAAGAGTCAGGGGGGGCAGTTTCTGCTTCGTATTGAAGACACCGATCAGGCGCGAAGCACACCAGAATCTGAACAGCAGATTCTGGACTCCCTGCGCTGGCTGGGTCTGAACTGGGATGAAGGTCCTGATGTGGGTGGTCCTCACGGTCCTTATCGCCAGAGTGAAAGACGTGAAATTTACGATGAACATGCACAAACGCTGCTGGATAAGGGTCATGCTTTCCGTTGCTTCTGCACCGCTGAGCGGCTGGATGCCCTGAGAGCCGAGCAGGCCGAAACCAAGCAGGGTTCGGGTTATGACGGCCATTGCTTGCATCTGTCTGAAGAAGAAGTGCAGAGCAAAATGGCTGCAGGCGAGCCCCATGTTATTCGCATGAAGGTGCCTTCCGAAGGCAGCAGCAAAGTAGAAGATATGTTGCGTGGCACTATTGAGATTGAATGGTCTCAGGTGGATATGCAGGTTCTGGTCAAAGCGGACGGTATGCCGACTTACCACCTGGCTAATGTGGTTGATGATCACCTGATGGGCATTACCCATGTCATCAGGGGTGAAGAATGGATCAGTTCTGCACCCAAACATCAGCTGCTTTACCAATACTTTGAGTGGGATATGCCAACGCTCTGCCACATGCCGCTACTGCGAAACCCGGACAAGAGCAAACTATCCAAGCGCAAGAACCCAACCAGCATTACCTACTACCGGGATGCCGGTTACCTGCCAGAAGCACTCCTGAACTACCTGGCTCGAATGGGCTGGTCGATGCCGGATGAGCGTGAGAAGTTTAACCTGAATGAGATGGTTGCAAACTTCGATATCCAGCGCGTTTCTTTGGGTGGGCCGATTTTCGACCAGGAAAAACTGTCCTGGCTGAACGCCAGCTGGATTCGTGAGGATCTCAGCACAGAGCAGTTTGCTGACCGCCTCCACCAATGGTTGCTCAACAGCGACTACATTATGAAATTTCTGCCATTCGCCCAAGGGCGTGTAGAAACCCTGGCTGACTTCGCTCCCATGGCCAGCTTTATGTTCTCCGGAATGTTGGAACTGTCAGAAGAAGACTTTGCCCATAAAAAGCTTGAGCCGACTGAGGTGAAGAAAGTGTTGCAGTTCACCCTTTGGAGACTGGAACAACTCAGGCAATGGAACAAAGAAAACATTTTTGCGCAAGTGAAAACCCTTGCCGGGGAAATGGGATTAAAGCTGGGAGATTTTAACCCACCTATCTTTATTGCCATTGCCGGTACACCCAACTCCTGGTCGGTCATGGATTCCATGGCCATTCTGGGCGCTGATATGACCCGTGCCCGTCTGCGTCACGGGGTCAATGTTCTGGGCGGATTGTCCAAAAAAGAAACCAAGCGTTTCGAAAAAGAGTTCAGAGCCTTGGGGACCGAGTCTGAGTAA
- the rpsI gene encoding 30S ribosomal protein S9 — protein MSVTQYYGTGRRKSSTARVFLKSGSGSISVNGRSLDEYFGRETARMVVRQPLELTELLEKFDIKITVNGGGGSGQAGAIRHGITRALIQYDESLRSPLRKAGYVTRDAREVERKKVGLRKARKRPQFSKR, from the coding sequence ATGTCAGTGACTCAATACTACGGTACCGGACGTCGTAAGTCTTCTACCGCTCGCGTTTTCCTGAAATCTGGTTCTGGCAGCATTTCTGTCAATGGCCGCAGTCTGGACGAATACTTCGGTCGTGAGACCGCTCGTATGGTGGTTCGCCAGCCTCTGGAATTGACCGAACTGCTGGAAAAATTCGACATCAAAATTACCGTTAACGGTGGTGGTGGTTCCGGCCAGGCCGGTGCTATCCGTCACGGTATCACCCGTGCACTGATCCAGTATGATGAGAGCCTGCGTTCTCCTCTGCGTAAAGCTGGCTACGTGACTCGTGATGCTCGTGAAGTTGAGCGTAAGAAAGTGGGTCTGCGCAAAGCGCGTAAGCGTCCACAGTTCTCCAAGCGTTGA
- a CDS encoding cytochrome c1 produces the protein MKKTIITLLFSLIPVLGFAAGDSGYPLDPIETDHSDKASLQRGAMYYQNFCAGCHATQFQRYERVADDIGIPHDLMMASLMPASAKIGDLMINGMRKDEAKVWFGAAPPDLTMVTRVRGEDWIYTYLRTFYEDPKRPWGVNNKVFPDVGMPHVLMQLQGVQIDSCQGASPTERDPLTGEMICGLVVDPERKGSMTPAQFDQAMYDLTNFLSYSADPVKQKREGLGIYVLLFLILLFIVALLLKREYWKDIH, from the coding sequence ATGAAAAAAACAATAATTACCCTGTTGTTTTCGCTGATCCCTGTGCTTGGATTTGCGGCTGGTGATTCAGGTTATCCTCTGGACCCGATCGAGACGGATCATTCTGACAAGGCATCATTACAACGTGGTGCCATGTATTACCAGAACTTCTGTGCAGGTTGTCACGCAACCCAGTTTCAGCGTTATGAACGTGTTGCTGATGACATCGGAATTCCACACGATCTGATGATGGCTAGCCTGATGCCAGCCTCTGCCAAAATCGGTGATCTGATGATCAACGGCATGCGCAAGGATGAAGCCAAGGTATGGTTTGGTGCTGCACCACCAGATCTGACCATGGTGACCCGTGTCCGTGGTGAAGATTGGATATACACTTACCTGCGTACTTTCTACGAAGATCCAAAGCGTCCATGGGGTGTGAATAACAAGGTGTTCCCTGATGTGGGTATGCCTCATGTTCTGATGCAGCTTCAGGGTGTTCAGATTGACAGCTGTCAGGGGGCCAGTCCCACTGAGCGTGATCCTCTGACCGGTGAAATGATCTGCGGCCTGGTGGTGGATCCTGAGCGTAAAGGCTCCATGACTCCGGCGCAGTTTGATCAGGCCATGTATGACCTGACCAACTTCCTGTCATACTCTGCTGATCCGGTGAAGCAAAAGCGTGAGGGGCTGGGAATCTATGTCCTGCTGTTCCTGATTTTACTCTTCATCGTTGCTCTGCTGCTCAAGCGTGAATACTGGAAAGATATTCACTGA
- a CDS encoding cytochrome b N-terminal domain-containing protein, which translates to MGNFMDWLNSRLPVTQVWEDHLSKYYAPKNFNFWYFFGSLALLVLVNQLLTGIWLTMSYVPSAEQAFASVEYIMRDVEYGWLIRYMHSTGASFFFIVVYLHMFRGLIYGSYRAPRELVWIFGMAIYLALMAEAFMGYLLPWGQMSYWGAQVIISLFGAIPVIGPDLQQWIRGDFLISGITLNRFFALHVVALPIVILGLVVLHIIALHEVGSNNPDGVEIKKLKDKDGVPLDGIPFHPYYTVKDLVGVAVFLFVFCSVMFFFPEMGGYFLEHANFEQADALKTPAHIAPVWYFGAFYSILRAITFDIGPIDSKLGGVIMMGAAIAILFVLPWLDRSPVRSWRYKGVISKVGIFLFAMVFALLTWLGTQPATVTYTLIAQLCTLFYFAFFLLMPFYTRWEKTKPVPERVTG; encoded by the coding sequence ATGGGTAACTTCATGGATTGGCTCAACTCCAGGCTACCTGTCACCCAGGTTTGGGAAGATCATCTCAGTAAATACTACGCACCAAAGAACTTTAACTTCTGGTACTTCTTCGGCTCCCTGGCGCTGCTGGTTCTGGTTAACCAGTTGCTGACCGGTATCTGGCTGACCATGAGTTACGTGCCCAGTGCCGAGCAGGCGTTTGCTTCCGTTGAATACATCATGCGTGATGTGGAATACGGCTGGCTGATTCGCTATATGCACTCTACGGGGGCATCTTTCTTCTTTATCGTTGTCTACCTTCACATGTTCCGAGGCCTGATTTACGGTTCTTACCGTGCGCCAAGGGAGCTGGTGTGGATCTTCGGTATGGCCATTTACCTGGCACTGATGGCTGAAGCTTTCATGGGCTATCTGCTGCCATGGGGTCAGATGTCTTACTGGGGTGCTCAGGTTATTATCTCGCTGTTTGGTGCTATTCCTGTTATTGGCCCGGACCTGCAGCAGTGGATCCGGGGTGACTTCCTGATCTCTGGCATCACCCTGAACCGTTTCTTTGCCTTGCATGTTGTTGCTCTGCCCATCGTTATCCTGGGCTTGGTGGTTCTGCATATTATTGCTCTGCACGAAGTGGGCTCTAACAACCCTGACGGCGTCGAGATCAAGAAGCTGAAAGACAAGGACGGCGTGCCTCTGGACGGTATTCCTTTCCATCCGTATTACACCGTGAAAGATCTGGTAGGGGTGGCTGTCTTCCTGTTTGTATTCTGTAGTGTCATGTTCTTCTTCCCGGAAATGGGTGGCTACTTCCTGGAGCATGCCAACTTTGAACAGGCTGATGCTTTGAAGACTCCGGCGCATATTGCACCGGTATGGTACTTCGGTGCGTTCTACTCCATCCTGCGTGCGATTACCTTTGATATTGGTCCGATCGACTCCAAGCTCGGCGGGGTCATCATGATGGGCGCAGCGATTGCTATCCTTTTTGTCCTGCCATGGCTGGATCGCAGTCCGGTCAGGTCCTGGCGCTACAAGGGTGTTATCAGCAAGGTCGGCATCTTCCTGTTTGCCATGGTCTTTGCGTTACTGACCTGGCTGGGCACTCAGCCGGCAACGGTGACCTACACGCTGATTGCACAGCTTTGCACCCTGTTTTACTTCGCATTCTTCCTGTTAATGCCGTTTTATACACGATGGGAAAAAACCAAACCTGTACCGGAGAGGGTGACCGGATAA
- the rplM gene encoding 50S ribosomal protein L13 has translation MKTFSAKPETVKRDWFVVDAEGKTLGRLATEIATRLRGKHKPEYTPHVDTGDYIVVVNAEKVHVTGRKASDKMYYRHTGFPGGLRSASFEKLIAHKPEMVIEKAVKGMLPKGPLGRDMYRKLKVYAGTEHPHAAQQPQKLDI, from the coding sequence ATGAAAACTTTTAGTGCAAAACCAGAAACCGTAAAACGTGACTGGTTCGTGGTCGACGCTGAAGGCAAGACCCTGGGCCGTCTGGCTACCGAAATTGCAACCCGTCTGCGCGGCAAGCATAAGCCAGAATACACTCCTCACGTTGACACTGGCGATTACATCGTTGTTGTTAATGCCGAGAAAGTGCACGTTACTGGCCGTAAAGCGTCTGACAAGATGTATTACCGTCACACTGGCTTCCCTGGTGGCCTGCGTTCTGCCAGCTTTGAAAAGCTGATTGCGCACAAGCCAGAAATGGTCATCGAAAAAGCTGTTAAAGGCATGCTGCCAAAAGGCCCTCTGGGTCGCGACATGTACCGTAAACTGAAAGTTTACGCCGGTACTGAGCATCCGCATGCCGCTCAACAGCCACAGAAACTGGACATTTAA
- the petA gene encoding ubiquinol-cytochrome c reductase iron-sulfur subunit, which translates to MSDNGVNNSRRRFLVAATSVVGAAGAVGVATPFIKSWNPSAKAKAAGAPVKVNLSKLEPGQQIVVEWRGKPVFVVRRTQAMLDNIRSLDDQLRDPKSEKSEQPAYAANEYRSVKDEYLILVGLCTHLGCSPKYMPEVKPMEFDPEWKGGYHCPCHGSKFDLAGRVYKGVPAPTNLEVPPYTFESDTLIIVGQDEENA; encoded by the coding sequence ATGAGTGACAACGGCGTAAATAACAGCCGGCGCCGCTTTCTCGTGGCTGCGACTTCGGTGGTGGGGGCCGCCGGGGCCGTTGGGGTCGCCACACCTTTTATCAAGTCATGGAATCCCAGTGCCAAAGCAAAGGCAGCTGGTGCTCCGGTAAAGGTGAACCTCAGCAAGTTGGAGCCGGGACAGCAGATTGTAGTTGAATGGCGCGGTAAACCTGTGTTTGTGGTAAGACGAACTCAGGCCATGCTGGATAATATCCGGTCTCTGGACGACCAGTTGAGAGACCCCAAATCCGAGAAATCAGAACAGCCCGCGTACGCAGCCAATGAGTACCGTTCTGTAAAGGACGAGTATCTGATTCTGGTAGGTCTGTGTACCCACCTTGGGTGTTCGCCCAAATACATGCCTGAAGTCAAGCCGATGGAATTTGATCCTGAGTGGAAGGGGGGTTATCACTGCCCATGCCACGGTTCCAAGTTTGATCTGGCCGGTCGTGTATACAAGGGGGTGCCTGCGCCCACCAACCTGGAAGTGCCTCCTTATACCTTTGAGAGCGACACGTTGATTATTGTCGGCCAAGATGAGGAGAATGCGTAA
- a CDS encoding DUF2058 domain-containing protein gives MSKSLRDQLMGAGLATKQQALKAKTSNKKKKKQAARSGELTDQEKRRIELEKQKAEQVERDRQLNRKLEEERQQKALAAQVCQLIEMNSIPREAGDVGYNFVVGDKVKKIYVSEDMQNRLSRGLFAIGILSQGDEEEYRVIPATVARKIEEREPAAVVVQSESQSELTEEEQEWYADYEIPDDLMW, from the coding sequence ATGAGTAAATCATTAAGAGACCAGCTGATGGGCGCTGGCCTGGCGACTAAACAACAGGCGCTGAAAGCTAAAACCAGTAACAAGAAAAAGAAAAAACAGGCTGCCAGAAGCGGTGAGCTGACCGACCAGGAAAAGCGTCGCATTGAGCTAGAAAAACAGAAAGCTGAGCAGGTAGAGCGAGATCGTCAGCTCAATCGAAAACTGGAAGAAGAGCGTCAACAAAAGGCGCTTGCCGCACAAGTGTGTCAGCTGATTGAGATGAACAGCATTCCCCGGGAAGCAGGTGATGTGGGTTATAACTTTGTTGTGGGTGACAAAGTTAAAAAGATCTATGTTTCTGAAGATATGCAAAACAGACTGAGCCGGGGGCTTTTTGCCATCGGTATTCTGAGTCAGGGAGATGAGGAAGAGTACCGGGTGATTCCCGCCACAGTGGCCAGAAAGATCGAAGAGCGTGAACCTGCTGCCGTGGTTGTTCAGTCTGAAAGCCAGAGTGAGTTAACCGAGGAAGAGCAGGAGTGGTATGCGGATTATGAAATCCCGGACGATTTAATGTGGTAA